Part of the Haloarcula laminariae genome is shown below.
TCACCGTTCAAAATCCCCGAGTTCGTCGACATGGACATCGACGAGGTCGAGGACGTCTACGACCGGTTGATGGAGGCCGACATCCTGGAGCCGGTCCGGACGCGACGGGAGGTTCAACTCGAAGCGCGGGGCCGCTCCATCGCCGGCGACGCCATCGCGGACCAGTGACTGAGCCGGGCCGTCTCGACACCGGGACTGTGGCTGGGGATACACAGACGGGTCCGCGGGTCGTCCGGCCGTCATGACACTAAGGCTACTGTTTTATCCCCCGTTCGGGTGAAGCCCACGTATGAGCGTCATGGCGGAGTTCACCGTTCCGGCGGCCGAGTTCGTGCTGGCGGAGACGCTGACTGCCACACCGGACATGCGTATCGAAATCAAGCGCGTCGTCGGCGGCAGCGGCCTCGTGACGCCGTACTTCTGGGCGGCCGGCGGTGATTTCGAGACGTTCGAGCGGGCGCTTCGCGACGACGAGACGATTCGGGACGTGCTCACGCTGGAGGAGTACGCTGACGGGGAGACCGACGACGAACGCTTCTATCGCGTCACCTGGGAGGCCGGCCTGCCGAATCTCATCACGGCCGTTGCGGACGCGAAAGCGACCGTGCTGGAGGCCACAAGCAGCGACGGGCAGCGCTGGCGGGTGACGGTGTTATTTCCGAGCGAGGGCCGGCTCTCGGAGTTCCACGACTACTGTCTCGACCACGAGTTCACCGTCCAGCCCGAGCGGATATACCGGCCCGAGAACCCCCAGGAGCGGGGCCAGTACGACGTGACGGAGGACCAGCAGGAGGCGCTGGAAGCGGCCTTCCGCGCCGGGTACTTCGAGGTCCCCCGCGAGACGACGCTCGTCGAACTCGCGGCCGACATCGGTATCTCCCAGAACGCGCTCTCCGCTCGGCTCCGCCGTGGTACGGCGAACGTCCTCGAAAACACCATCATCCACGAACAGTGATGGGCCGCACGGCCCCGCGGGTCCCGCCCGACAGCACGTATAAGTAGTGGTACATCTACGGCCGCGGGTTTAGCAGCCGTCGGGCTGTACCACTGCACGGGTTATGAGTGACACTGCATTCGGTGTTTCTCGACCGGAGTCCGGTGACGAACCGACGAGTGCCCGAGCTACAGCGTCCCGGAAGGGACTGGGGCGAAACAGCGAGAGCGCGCGGGGTACCTGAATGAGCGCCACGGTCGACTCAGCGGAAGCACGGCCGGTTAGTTACCGTGTTGTCGAGGCCATCTGTCGGGAAGCCGGGGCGGCCCCGGCCGAACTGGCCCCCCTTTACGACAGCATCGACCCGGATGCGTTGGATGCCCTGTTCGCGACGGCCCCGTCAGGTCCCGACCGGACAGGGCTCCGGGTTTCGTTCCGCTTTGCGGGGTACCGGGTGACGGTTTCCGGCGACGGGTCGGTCGACGTCGCCGACGCGGTGGGGACACAGCGATAGCGCGGAAACGCGTGCCGGTGCCATCCCTTCTAAGGCCGCATCAGTCGCCCCGTTCCGAGCCGCCGTCGGCCATCGCCGTCGTCCCCGCATCCGACAGCCGGTCGAAGTCGAACGTCGACGAGGAGAGCCGCACGGCGACGAGCGTACCGACCGTCGAGGCGGCCGCGGCCCCGCCGAAGGCGGACAGATACAGCGGGTCGGCGGCGGGCAGCAGGTCGCCGACGAGCGGTGTCGCGGTCCAGACGCCGCGGAAGTCGGGGAAGTACGCCACTCCGACGGCCAGTCCGAGCAGGCTGCTGACGAGCGCCCCCCGGCCGGTGAGCTGCCGGGAGTAGAGGCCGGCGACGAGGGGCACGGCGACGGCGGCCCCGAGCAGGTCCGCGAAGAAGAACAGCGCCAGGACGCTCTGGGCCCGGACGCTGACGTAGATGGCCGCGACGGCGACGGTCCCGGTCAGCAGGCGCGCGCCCAGCCGGAGCCGTCGGTCGGCGGGGTCCGCGAGCAGCCGCGGGAGGTCCGCGGTGACCAGACTCGCCAGCGCCGAGAACAGCGAGTCGACGGAGCTGACGACTAAGAGGAGCGCCAGTAGGACGACCCCCAGCAGGACGCCCTCGCCGAAGACGCTCTGGACGAGGACGAAGAAGGCGATGCTGGGCGACTCCAGGGCCCCGCCGGCGTGTCCGACGGCGACGACGCCGAGCAAGGTCGCGAGGGCGACGATACTCCCGTTGAGGACGGTCGCCTTCCGGAAGCTACTGGCGACGGTGTCGTCGTCCCGGCCGGCGTAGATGCGTTGCCACCACGTCTGGTTGACCATCTCGGCGCCGAAGATGGCAAACGAGAGCGCCAGCCCGAACCGGAGGCCGGCCGCGTTGGTGGGGTCGACCAGCGCGGGGTTCGACGCCGCCACGTCGGCGTAGACGGCGCCGGGGCCCCCGAGCGCGACGACGAGGCCACCGACCACCAGCGCGAGCAGGGGAGCGACCAGCACTGCCTGGAGGGTGTCGGTGACGATAGTCGCCCGGAGGCCGCCGTAACTCGTATACAGGAGGACGAACCCGCCGACCAGCAGGGCGGTCTGCCACTGCGGGACCCCCGCTACGAGCGAGAGCGCGCTGGCGATACCGGTCAGCTCCGCGGCGACGAAGATGAACATGTAGAGCGCGCTCACGAGGACGACGAAGCCGTAGAACGCCGTCCCGTAGCGGACGTGGGCGTACTCGGTCAGCGAGTGGCCCTCGGGGAGGAGCTTCCGGACTCGCGGGCCGACTCTCGTGTACGCCAGCATCGGGACGGCCTCGCCGATGCCGTAGCCGACCGCGGCGGCGATGCCGAACCCGGCGCCGGCCTCGGGCGCCGAGAACAGAATCCAGACGCCCATCACCGAGGCGACCAGCGTCGCCGTCAGGCCCCGCCCGCCCACGGAGTTGCGCGCGGTGAGGAAGTCGTCGGCCGACGTGTCCCGTCCCCGGGTCCGCCAGACGCCGACGCCGGCGAAGGCGGCGAGGGTCAGGACCGTCAGCCCGAGCGCGAGCGCGCTTCCCACCATCAGTCATCACCTCCCGTTTCGGGCGGCATCCGGGAGATAGAACTCCCGCCGGCGGCGTCGGTGGCCGGCACGTCCGCTCGGGCGTCGCCGCGGCTCATATTCCCCACCTCTCCCCGCGCCAGGCGGCGTCCCAGAAGCGGTACTCGTAGCGGGCGGAGGTCCGGAAGCGGTCCCGGTAGCGCTCGCGGTCGGCCTCGGTGGCGCCCTCGGCCACGTCGTCCATCAGCTCCTTGCACCACCGGGTGAGTTCCGAGAACTCCTCGCCGGCGTAGGTCTCTATCCACTCGGCGTACCCCTCGTGGTCGGGGCGACCCCGCTCGTCCAGCCGCCGGGCCGTCTCGTTGAACCCCCACATACAGGGCAACAGCGCGGCGACGAGGTCACCGAAGCTCCCCGTCGCCGCCACGCGTACCAGGAAGTCCGTGTACGCCCGCGTGGTCGGCGACGGCTCCGTTGCTTCCAGCTCCGCCTCGCCGATGCCGAACTCGGCGGCGTAGGCGCGGTGGAGGTCCATCTCCGTGTTAATGGTCGAGTCGAGCAGTTCGGCGAACGTGCCCATCCGCGCCAGGTCCGGGGCGTTTGCGGCCCCCAGCGCGAACACGCGGGCGTACTCGACGAGGTAGACGTAGTCCTGCCGGACCCAGTAGCGAAACGGCGCCTCGTCCAGCGTGCCCTCACCTAGCTGTTCGACCATCGGGTGGGCGACGATGGCGTCCCAGACGGGGTCGCCCACCTCGGCCAGTTCGTCGGTAAAGCGCATGGCCGAGTGTCCGGGACCCACCGTGATATAAGCTAGTGATATAATCCAATTATACACCGGGGCGGCCGGCCGACATTATAAGCCACCGCTTCCCGAAAGGCGGGGTATGTCGCTCCGGCTGCCAAGCGAAATCGTCGTCGAAGACGTGTTGCCGACGCTGCGTGCGCTGCTCGCCCGCGAGCTCGCCGCCCACGGACTGACACAGGAGGAAGTGGCCGGCCACCTCGGCGTGACGCAGGCCGCCGTCTCGACGTACGTCAGCGGCGAGCCGGAGCTGGCGCCGCCGATTGCCGAACACCCCCGGACCGAGGCGACCGTCGAGTCGGTCGCCGCGGGGCTGGCCAGCGGGGAGATGGACGGTTACGACGCGCTCGCGGCCGTGCTGGAGCTCGTCCGGGCCTTCGAGGACCGGGGTCCCATCTGTGAGCTCCACGAGGAGGCCATGCCCGGTCTGGAGGGACTGGGCTGTGACCTCTGTGTCCGGGGCGAGAACCCCGAGCTTCGGACCGAACGCGCCGTGCTCGACGACGTGCGCGAGGCCACCCGGCTGCTGGCGACCAGCCCCGGCGTCGCCGCCGCCGTCCCCAACGTCGGGACGAACGTCGGCACCGCCCTCCCCGACGCGGCGTCCGTCGCCGACGTGGCCGCTGTCCCGGGCCGAATCTACGAGATGGGCGGCCAGGTCGAGGTGCCGGCCAACCCAGAGTTCGGGGCCTCCGAACACGTCGCGACGACGATTCTGGCCGCGATGGCCGTCGACGGGGAGCGCCGGGGCGCGGTCAACCTCGCCACCGACGACGCCGTGCTCGGGGCGGCCGAGTCACGCGGGCTCGACCGGCTGGAGTTCGAGGCGGGCTACGAGAACCGCGGCGAGCGCCTCCGCGAGCAGTTCGAGGCTCGGGATGCAGTACCCGACGTGCTCTTTCACCGGGGCGCGTTCGGCATCGAACCCATCACCTACGTGCTCGGCGAGACGGGCGCCGACGCCGCGCGTTTAGCTACCGAACTGGTCGCGGACGCGGCCGAGGGGTAGCGGTGGGCCGGGCGAGAGTGGTGCGACGGCTGTCGCACCCGAGCGCTGACGGGGAAGGGCAGGGCTGCCGTCGTAGAAACTAAAGAAGCAGTCAGTTAGCGTCCGGCGAGCGAAGCGAGCCGGTTCCAACGCGGCGAGCCGACTACCGCGCACCTGTGGTGCGCGACAGGAGGCAAAGCCGCGATTTTCCCACGTTTTTGCCCGAACAAGCGCGGCTTTGCCGCGCTCGTTCGGTGTAAAAAGTGGTTAGGCATTAACGTCTTCCAGGTGCCGGCTCGCGACGACCTGCCCGGTCGGAGTCAGCGTCGGGCCGTCGGCGCCGTCCTGGATGAGGCCGTCCTCTTCGAGGTCCTGCAGCAGCATCGACACCTCGGAGGAGTCCTTCCCGAGGATGGAGGCCAGGGGCATCCCGTCCATGTCCCCGGTGGAGTAGATGGCCACGAGCACCTCCTTTTTGCCCTTGGTGAGCTCGACTTTCTTGAGCTGCTCCATCAGCTCGGAGTACTCCCGGCGGAGGTACCGCCCGAGGATGGACATCTTCCGGCTCGAGGCCAGCGCGGCCTCCGTCGTGACGGCGGTGCCGTCCATCATGTGCCGGACGACGAGCACCGGCCGGTCGGCGCCGCGTATCTCGCGCGTGGTGCGCTCGAAGTCGGAGACGGTCTGGAGCTGGATGACGAAGCTGTCGTCGCCGCGGCGGAACTCGACGGAGCCGGGCTTGAGAAAGAGTTTCGCCCGCTTGAACCCCTCGTCGGTGACGCGCCCGCCGACGCGGGCCCGCTCTTTGACCGTGGTCTCGGTCCCGTTGATGATGGCCTTGAACAGGACGGTGCCGAACTTCTCTATCTTCTCGTCGTCGGCTTCGATGGCGGCGACGAGGCGCTTGCCGTTCTTCTCGAAGGCGACGGTCACCGTCGACCGGAAGAAGTCGCCCAGGTCCGGGGGCACCTGGCCGATGGCGATGTCGAAAATCGAGTCGAGGGGAATCGTCAGCTTGTCGTCCTCGCTCGCGGCCAGTACCAACCGCTTCTGGGAGAGGACCACCCGCCCCTTGATGGGGTCGCTACGGCTGGCCACCTCGGAGTTGAACTGGCCGACGAAGTCCGCGATGACGGATTCCGACATTCACTCGGTACCGACACTACAGCGGCCCGGATATTGAGCGTTTCGCGCGAGTATCATCTCGGAAAACCGGGGCCGACCGGCGGGCAGGGACACCGCTATCAGCCGTCCAGGTCGCTTGCGATGTCCGAAAGCGACGAATCTGGGGCCGCTGTCGCGGTGTAGACGACTCGCCGGCCGGGCGTTCGCAGGCCGTACTGGTGGCCCTCGGTGACAACGTCCAGATGGGCCGACCCGGCGATGGAGACGTCCGCGTCGTCGACCCACTCGGCGAGGCGGTTCTCGCCGTCGCGCTCGCGGGCCAGCCGGCGGTTGTCGGCGGCGTGCGTGACGGTCGAGTCGCCGTCTAGGTCGGTCCCGACGCGGGCCTCGTAGTCGTCCCCGTCGAGCGAGAGCGTGACGACATCGCCGTCGGACAGCCCGAGTTCGTCGGGGAGAACGACGCGCGGGCGGCCGGTGCGGCCGACGGCCTCTATCGGGACGCGGTGGGTGTCGACCGCGTCGTGGTCGCTGGCGACGCGCTCACTCATGGGCGCTCCGTTCGCGAGCGGGCGCTCACTCCTCGTCGCCGAGCAGCTCGTCGACGTCGTCGCTGCCGCGCCCGACGATTTTCGCGTTAATCTGGCGGGTCTCGTCGCTGACCTCTCGGCCGCGGACAGTGATGCGCTTTCGCTCGCCGTCGGTGGTCGGCTCGAAGCCGATGCCGCCGTCGGACATGATCGCCTTGGTGCCGACGCCGCGGACGTCGGGCCGCATCGGTCGGCCGGCCGTGTCCGAGCCGCCGGTCAGTTCGAGCGTGTAGCCGTCGAGTCCGACGGCGCCGCCGTCGACCTCGTCGCCGAGCTCTCGGCCGATGAAGCGGTTGGCGTCCTGTCCGTCGACCTCGATCTGATACGTGTGGCCGCTCTCCGGATCGGAGACGGCGACCGTGAATTCAGCCATACGTCAGTTCAATCTATCACGCGCCAAAAACGCATCGAACCGTCCGCGGGACTCCCGGTTCCCTCTCGCCGCGGCTCTCGGCGACGCTAACGCGGAATACTGCCGGTTATCCGTCCTGAGTCCAGTCACCCCGCTTTAGCTGTCCGCGGCGACGACGGTGCTCACCCGCGCGTTCTCCTTGAGTTTCAGCCCCGCGCCCCCGACCGACAGCGGGATTCGCGGCAGTTCGTCGACGTGTACCGTGGGATGGGTCGCTCCGCGTTCGAGCAGCTCGGTCCGGGGCTGGAGGGTGACCGTCGCCGCGCCGGTGAGCGACTCGTTGAACTCGACGAGATACTGGCCCGCGCCGAGCGACCACCACTCGTAGTCGTCGTCCGGGTCGCGCTTGCTGCTCCGGTGTGGCACGGTCGTGGCCGGTTCGAGTTCGCCGCCGCCGAAGTCGATGCGGCCGGGGGCGACGATTTCCGACACCTCGGCGACGGTGAGGTCGACCCCCTTACCCTCGGTCTGGGTCGGTTCGTGGACGATATCCGTGACGTAGTCGCTGAGTTCGGACATACGGCCGGGTTCCGCCGCTCGCCTGAAAACTGTGGGGGCGCTAGCGAGGGTCCGATAGGAGGGAGAATCCTTGAGGCAAGCAGAGCGGGTGACTTTTGGGCGCTGGCCGACTCCCGGACGTATGAGCAACCACGCCGAGTTCCTCGCCGGCGAGCGACCCGACGACGTCCTCTTTTTCCTCCACCAGGACGCCGTCTCGAACCCCGAAGCCCTGGCCGATTATGCCGACCCGGTCGACGACGGGCTGGTGCTGGTGCTGCCCGGCGACGACGGCCGCTCGGCCTTCCAGTCGGCGACCGGCATCGACCCGATGGGGCTGGCCCAGGAGGCCATGCAGACCGAGGGGGTCGTCCACGACGACTGCACCGACGCCAACTGCCCCGTCGCCGAGGAGGAACCCGAGGAGAACCACACGACGAAGTTCATCTTCGCCTTCGCCGAGGAACAAAACGAGGAGGTCGGCGGCCTCTATGGCGAGGGTGATGTCGTCCACGCCTACGCGGTGTGTGCCTGCGGGGAGCGGTACTCCGACAAGTGGGTAATCGAAGGGTAGCGCTACGGCGAGCGGGACAGCAGGAACGGTTCCGCCAGCCGGACGAGCAGGGCCTTCGGGAGGCCCGTTAGGACGCTCCCCTCGTGGCGGTACGGCACGCCGACCTCGTCGCGAGTGACGCCGTGGCGAAGATGCTGGACGCCGTCGAGGAGGAACCAGCCGCCGAGCGCCGCGCCGAGGGCGGGAATCCACAGCGGCGCAGTCAGCGTCGCCGCGTAGCCGGTACCGACGAGGACTAGCAGGCCGAAGACGGCGTTTCCGGCGTA
Proteins encoded:
- a CDS encoding dCTP deaminase, with protein sequence MSELSDYVTDIVHEPTQTEGKGVDLTVAEVSEIVAPGRIDFGGGELEPATTVPHRSSKRDPDDDYEWWSLGAGQYLVEFNESLTGAATVTLQPRTELLERGATHPTVHVDELPRIPLSVGGAGLKLKENARVSTVVAADS
- a CDS encoding CheF family chemotaxis protein, translating into MSESVIADFVGQFNSEVASRSDPIKGRVVLSQKRLVLAASEDDKLTIPLDSIFDIAIGQVPPDLGDFFRSTVTVAFEKNGKRLVAAIEADDEKIEKFGTVLFKAIINGTETTVKERARVGGRVTDEGFKRAKLFLKPGSVEFRRGDDSFVIQLQTVSDFERTTREIRGADRPVLVVRHMMDGTAVTTEAALASSRKMSILGRYLRREYSELMEQLKKVELTKGKKEVLVAIYSTGDMDGMPLASILGKDSSEVSMLLQDLEEDGLIQDGADGPTLTPTGQVVASRHLEDVNA
- a CDS encoding 30S ribosomal protein S6e, with product MAEFTVAVSDPESGHTYQIEVDGQDANRFIGRELGDEVDGGAVGLDGYTLELTGGSDTAGRPMRPDVRGVGTKAIMSDGGIGFEPTTDGERKRITVRGREVSDETRQINAKIVGRGSDDVDELLGDEE
- a CDS encoding sodium:solute symporter family transporter — protein: MVGSALALGLTVLTLAAFAGVGVWRTRGRDTSADDFLTARNSVGGRGLTATLVASVMGVWILFSAPEAGAGFGIAAAVGYGIGEAVPMLAYTRVGPRVRKLLPEGHSLTEYAHVRYGTAFYGFVVLVSALYMFIFVAAELTGIASALSLVAGVPQWQTALLVGGFVLLYTSYGGLRATIVTDTLQAVLVAPLLALVVGGLVVALGGPGAVYADVAASNPALVDPTNAAGLRFGLALSFAIFGAEMVNQTWWQRIYAGRDDDTVASSFRKATVLNGSIVALATLLGVVAVGHAGGALESPSIAFFVLVQSVFGEGVLLGVVLLALLLVVSSVDSLFSALASLVTADLPRLLADPADRRLRLGARLLTGTVAVAAIYVSVRAQSVLALFFFADLLGAAVAVPLVAGLYSRQLTGRGALVSSLLGLAVGVAYFPDFRGVWTATPLVGDLLPAADPLYLSAFGGAAAASTVGTLVAVRLSSSTFDFDRLSDAGTTAMADGGSERGD
- the tenA gene encoding thiaminase II, with translation MRFTDELAEVGDPVWDAIVAHPMVEQLGEGTLDEAPFRYWVRQDYVYLVEYARVFALGAANAPDLARMGTFAELLDSTINTEMDLHRAYAAEFGIGEAELEATEPSPTTRAYTDFLVRVAATGSFGDLVAALLPCMWGFNETARRLDERGRPDHEGYAEWIETYAGEEFSELTRWCKELMDDVAEGATEADRERYRDRFRTSARYEYRFWDAAWRGERWGI
- a CDS encoding DUF5807 family protein, with the protein product MSNHAEFLAGERPDDVLFFLHQDAVSNPEALADYADPVDDGLVLVLPGDDGRSAFQSATGIDPMGLAQEAMQTEGVVHDDCTDANCPVAEEEPEENHTTKFIFAFAEEQNEEVGGLYGEGDVVHAYAVCACGERYSDKWVIEG
- a CDS encoding HalOD1 output domain-containing protein translates to MSATVDSAEARPVSYRVVEAICREAGAAPAELAPLYDSIDPDALDALFATAPSGPDRTGLRVSFRFAGYRVTVSGDGSVDVADAVGTQR
- a CDS encoding helix-turn-helix domain-containing protein — protein: MSVMAEFTVPAAEFVLAETLTATPDMRIEIKRVVGGSGLVTPYFWAAGGDFETFERALRDDETIRDVLTLEEYADGETDDERFYRVTWEAGLPNLITAVADAKATVLEATSSDGQRWRVTVLFPSEGRLSEFHDYCLDHEFTVQPERIYRPENPQERGQYDVTEDQQEALEAAFRAGYFEVPRETTLVELAADIGISQNALSARLRRGTANVLENTIIHEQ
- a CDS encoding thiamine-phosphate synthase family protein, with the protein product MSLRLPSEIVVEDVLPTLRALLARELAAHGLTQEEVAGHLGVTQAAVSTYVSGEPELAPPIAEHPRTEATVESVAAGLASGEMDGYDALAAVLELVRAFEDRGPICELHEEAMPGLEGLGCDLCVRGENPELRTERAVLDDVREATRLLATSPGVAAAVPNVGTNVGTALPDAASVADVAAVPGRIYEMGGQVEVPANPEFGASEHVATTILAAMAVDGERRGAVNLATDDAVLGAAESRGLDRLEFEAGYENRGERLREQFEARDAVPDVLFHRGAFGIEPITYVLGETGADAARLATELVADAAEG
- a CDS encoding DUF7112 family protein gives rise to the protein MSERVASDHDAVDTHRVPIEAVGRTGRPRVVLPDELGLSDGDVVTLSLDGDDYEARVGTDLDGDSTVTHAADNRRLARERDGENRLAEWVDDADVSIAGSAHLDVVTEGHQYGLRTPGRRVVYTATAAPDSSLSDIASDLDG